The following are encoded in a window of Candidatus Nitrosocosmicus arcticus genomic DNA:
- a CDS encoding winged helix-turn-helix transcriptional regulator encodes MRYPNEYEEKGYEKEDCIIRPQVKIVNCPIKTSLGVLGKKWTMLIIRDIGFLKIKRFNRILESIPGLTPRVLSMRLKELEKEGIIRCKEVRKDQVMILWSLTEKGEDILPILLMLTAFGSKWYSDIVFEDKKPRRLDEVFSQPETRQRILEYNKRYRFK; translated from the coding sequence TTGAGATACCCAAACGAATACGAGGAAAAAGGATATGAGAAAGAGGATTGTATAATTAGACCTCAAGTCAAAATAGTCAACTGCCCCATCAAAACAAGCTTAGGGGTATTGGGCAAGAAGTGGACTATGCTAATAATAAGAGATATTGGTTTTCTAAAGATCAAGAGATTTAATAGAATACTAGAATCGATTCCAGGCCTTACACCAAGAGTATTATCCATGCGCTTAAAGGAGTTAGAAAAGGAAGGGATCATAAGGTGTAAGGAGGTGAGAAAAGATCAAGTAATGATATTATGGAGTTTAACCGAAAAGGGAGAAGATATTCTACCCATTTTACTTATGTTAACGGCATTTGGGTCCAAATGGTATTCTGATATTGTTTTCGAGGACAAAAAGCCAAGGAGATTGGACGAAGTCTTTTCTCAACCAGAAACAAGACAAAGGATATTGGAATACAACAAAAGGTACAGATTTAAGTAA
- a CDS encoding winged helix-turn-helix domain-containing protein gives MKYRSRTEIVAMVLEAANGGATKTKIMYKAFLSYAQLKEYLSVLIENDLIEYIEGSVYKTTQKGLVFLKMNSEIEELLATPTRNYKTIIN, from the coding sequence ATGAAATATAGAAGCCGTACCGAAATTGTAGCAATGGTTCTTGAGGCAGCCAATGGTGGCGCTACTAAAACTAAAATCATGTACAAAGCTTTTTTAAGCTACGCACAACTTAAAGAATATCTCTCTGTTCTTATAGAAAATGACTTGATCGAATATATAGAAGGATCGGTATACAAAACCACCCAAAAAGGATTGGTTTTCTTAAAGATGAATAGTGAGATCGAAGAATTACTTGCGACACCAACCAGAAATTATAAAACCATAATTAATTAG